The following are encoded together in the Cynocephalus volans isolate mCynVol1 chromosome 4, mCynVol1.pri, whole genome shotgun sequence genome:
- the LOC134375418 gene encoding zinc finger protein 260-like, with amino-acid sequence MLQQCTVGLQEQQKVNNSLELVSFEDVAVDFTWEEWQDLNDAQRTLYRDVMLETYSNLVSLNIQIDDDLVERNQESHGRCLQQIVITHRNTSAEEKVVLGKSFYLNSYHVLNLIINNGNNTGKGHEELYICQNALLAREPHETPAGEKPGDHDITGKLPRYHEHISQHPNIQTRKQPLEYIGKMKSSNTQPIIFTHKKIDIDDNTYKYKEYGKGCGNSAVIDQEIAQVERKTFECDICGKMFRKISDLTKHQIMHTGEKHSIYTECEKSFIEKLYLTSYQRTPTQEKLYAGNEHEIFCQKSHLTMHQRIHTGEKYYGCINCGKSFCENSLLSHCEKIHKDEIPYGDNECQKFFYYESVLTVCQRIHTGEKPYECKDCGKAFNQKSHLSIHQRTHTRGKPYECKECGKAFNRKSHLSRHQIIHTGEKPYECNECGKAFNRKSHLSMHQRTHTDEKPYECKDCAKAFSHKSDLIKHERTHTGEKPYECKECGKAFLQKPQLSIHQKTHTGEKPYECKECGKAFIQKSQLSLHQRTHTGEKPYECKECGKAFLQKPQLSLHQRTHTGEKPYECKECGKAFLQKPQLSIHHRIHTGVKPYECKHCGKAFNQKSHLSRHERIHTGEKPYECNECGKAFNQKSYLSKHERTHTGEKP; translated from the exons ATGCTGCAACAGTGCACTGTGGGTTTACAAGAGCAACAAAAGGTGAATAACTCTCTG GAGTTGGTgtcatttgaggatgtggctgtggacttcacctgggaggagtggcaggacctgAATGATGCTCAGAGGACTTTGTATAGGGATGTAatgctggagacctacagcaaCCTGGTGTCACTGA ataTCCAGATAGATGATGACCTAGTggagagaaaccaagaaagtcATGGTAGATGCTTGCAGCAAATTGTAATCACCCACAGGAACACATCAGCTGAGGAGAAAGTTGtgttaggaaaatcattttatttgaattcataTCATGTTTTAAATCTGATTATAAATAATGGGAATAATACAGGAAAGGGACATGAGGAGTTGTACATATGTCAGAATGCACTGCTGGCTAGAGAGCCTCATGAGACGCCTGCTGGAGAGAAGCCTGGTGACCATGATATAACTGGAAAATTGCCCAGATATCATGAGCATATTAGTCAGCATCCCAATATTCAAACTAGGAAGCAGCCTTTAGAATACATTGGAAAAATGAAATCCTCCAACACACAGCCAATAATATTTACTCATAAAAAGATTGATATTGATGATAACACCTATAAGTATAAGGAATATGGGAAAGGCTGTGGTAACTCAGCTGTTATTGACCAAGAAATAGCTCAAGTAGAAAGGAAAACTTTTGAATGTGATATATGTGGGAAAATGTTCCGTAAAATATCTGACCTCACTAAACATCAGATTatgcacacaggagagaaacactCTATATATACTGAATGTGAGAAATCTTTTATTGAGAAATTATACCTTACATCATATCAGAGAACACCTACACAAGAGAAGCTTTATGCTGGTAATGAACATGAAATTTTTTGTCAGAAGTCACACCTTAcaatgcatcagagaattcacacaggagaaAAGTACTATGGGTGTATTAACTGTGGAAAAAGCTTTTGTGAGAATTCACTCCTCAGCCATTGTGAGAAAATTCACAAAGATGAAATACCATATGGAGATAATGAATGTCAAAAATTTTTCTACTATGAGTCTGTCCTCACTGTAtgtcagagaattcacacaggtgagaaaccatatgaatgtaaagactgtgggaaagcttttaaccaaaagtcacacctcagcattcatcagagaactcatacaCGTGGGAAACcgtatgaatgtaaagaatgtggaaaagcttttaaccgaaAGTCACACCTCAGCCGGCATCAGataattcacacaggtgagaaaccatatgaatgtaatgaatgtggaaaagcttttaaccgaaagtcacacctcagcatgcatcagagaactcacacagatgagaaaccatatgaatgtaaagactgtgCGAAAGCTTTTAGCCACAAGTCAGACCTCATTAAGCatgagagaactcacacaggtgagaaaccatatgaatgtaaggaatgtggaaaagcttttctCCAAAAGCCACAGCTCAGCATTCATCAGAAAacacacacaggtgagaaaccatatgaatgtaaagaatgtggaaaagcttttatccAAAAGTCACAACTCAGTCTTCATCAGAGAACacatacaggtgagaaaccatatgaatgtaaagaatgtggaaaagcttttctCCAAAAGCCACAACTCAGCCTTcatcagagaacacacacaggtgagaaaccatatgaatgtaaagaatgtggaaaagcttttctCCAAAAGCCACAACTCAGCATTCATCACAGAATTCACACAGGtgtgaaaccatatgaatgtaaacactgtggaaaagcttttaaccaaaagtcacatCTCAGCAGacatgagagaattcacacaggtgagaaaccatatgaatgtaatgagtgtggaaaagcttttaaccagaAGTCATACCTCAGCAAGCatgagagaactcacacaggtgagaaaccataa